From the Fusarium keratoplasticum isolate Fu6.1 chromosome 14, whole genome shotgun sequence genome, the window ATTTTGGAACCGTCCTCGAAGGCGAAGTCGACTTGATCCTGGACTCCGGGGAAAAGCGGACGATGAAAAGGGGCGATATTTCCGTCCAGAGGGGAACAAACCACGCTTGGAAGAATAGGAGTGACACGTCGTGGGCAAGAATGTTGTATGTCTTACAACCGGCTGAGCGTCTGGTAATTGGGGGCAAGGAAATGACGGACAACTCGACAGACACAATTCCGGGGTATGACAAGGATTGAAACGTAGACAAAGGTTATCATAGGTTGATAGACAGCAAATTTGTTGCCTAATCTTGAGCTGCCTTTTTTGGTCATCATGGAGGCTTTGCTGCTCGCAAACGTCCCTAATTATCTTGGCTTACAATCAAGTCTTTGGAAACATACTCTCCATAGAATGTGTCTTTGCCGTAAGGGCCATGAGTCACCAACACTGGCACTTTTTCACCCTGCTTTGTAGATTCCGGGCGATAGACATTGCACCTCACGAGCCCCTTGCTTGACTAGAGCGTTATTGTTGCATTCTGCTCATACACATTAGGGAACGAATCAGTGTCCACGGTGTGTAGATCGTGGCGGATTTCTGTCGGTATGTTTGCTGAGCCTTGGAGCAAAGCATCTACAGTGCGGAACTTGAAGCTGTGATTATTGATACTCGATGGCTGGTTCAATTGATATGGTGTCTCATCTCTCAGTCTCTACGTCTCGTGCTACAAACTCGAGGAGGTCCGCTCGGCCCCTCCCCCACATCTCCGGGTATGTACCCGACGTGGAGACACAATACGCGACGTGCTCTATCTAGATGCTGTTTGTATCAAGCTGCGCGGTAGTCTCGGATGCTTGTCGCGGCCCGGCCGAGATTGCCGAGCAGCTGTTGAAGATTCTCGACCAGAGGCGGAAGAGCCTCGCAGTGTGCAAAGTTGGCCCCCAAAATCCCAACAACATTGTCAACAACCGCTTCTTGGTCCATCAGTGAGATACACACGTCATCGCTTTGCGAAGAATGCGGTCTGATTGAAGCCATGGCTGGTTTCCCGCGACTAATAAACCTCTGTATGGTCGGCGAGTCAGGCCCATTCAGACAGACAGCTGCGCCTGTTGGCTGTAACGATTGCTCCCTGTCAAGACCATTGACTTGAGAGACTACCGCGTAAGCCCAGAGGGCAAGGTTGGCTTGGTATAGGGCAATAGTATAGAATCCTCGAAGCTGGGCTGGTGCGAATTGCTCTGCCGCTCGCAGGACCTGGCCAGCATGCCAGATGGCCTTCCTCGCCTCCTCGCTGCTAGCCCAGTCCGAGAGTAAGGGTAGTGCGTGGCGTGCATCATTCTGGTCTCCCTTGCCTGCGAAGAGTTCGACCTCCTCAAATGGCATGTGCAGGTGCATCTGGACCAGCTCGTATAGTAGTGTAGATGACGCATCATGGGAGGGTGTTTCCTCTTCCGGCATGTTCAAGACAAAGCATTTGAGAGTCTGCAATATCTCTTGGTGCCGAAGCTTGGATGCTGCATCAGAGTGTTTTGGCTTGCCCAGCACGGCCTCCGTCTGGAGGCCTTGCCAAATCATACCCCAGATCCCACAGAGTATGATCAACCGACAGAAGGAGATGTCATACGTGTCGTCAATCTCGGCAGACTCTCGAAGATATAACAGCAGGCTCAGCCTGTTTTCGTCACGTTCTTTTCTCAGGTACTGGGCCTTCCACGCTTCCGCATTCGGGGCAAGCCACAAATCTCTTGACTCAGGCATTGGCGTCTTGAACTCGGAAAAGGATAACAACGGCTGGGTTGACATGCCGATACTGACTTGGGTGTCCATGATGAATGTATGGTATACTAGTCGGTTAGAGCTCTCTTGTTCAATCCAAGCTAGCCACTTCTTTTGCAAAACATCACCCACATCCTCTGGCAGCGGAGGAGAAGCGGATTGATCAGCTCTGCCAAATTTACCACCTCGTCGTAGCATCTACAACTCATTTAGTATGTAAAAACCGACCACTCGAGACATTGAAAGAAGAAATACCGTGTATGGCATCTGGCGCTGGCTCTCTGcaatctccatcttcctcttaAGACCGCTCCATAGCCCCATCTCAATGTCAAGGACAAAAGCCTGTAAAGCGTCCAGAGCTCTCGTCAATGAGTTGGCTTGCTCAAACATCTTGGGCAGCGATACGCGCACTACCTCATGGAGAGAGAATCCTAGTGAATGCAGGACCTTGGAGTCGGCGAATGTGGTTGCAATGTTGGCGAGAGCCAAGATAAACTCAGGCCCTTGCTCATTGGGTTCAAACGAGGGACCATGAATGAAAGAGTCAGGTTGGCTCCGATGATGAGTGAAGAAGCtctggatgagcttggaTAATATCTCGGGGGTGGGAAATGCTCGGATTATGGCGAGCTTGCTCTCGGGTTTGCAAGCATTCAgcgtcagcagcagcatctggTCTCTGAGGCTGCTATGAAGTGGGCTGAATTGTTGAGAGGGGTTCTCATCAAGACCTGACAAGATCATGGGATCATGTGGGCTCTCCCCAAGGACGGAGAGAGCCTTGGTATTCGAGTTGATATGATCCCGTTGAGTAGGCTCCCACATGCCCAATGCAGATTCCTTATAGGCTGCATGGCCAAGTGCAAGAGGTCGACCATCAGAGTCAAGTTTCTGAGGCTGCGAGGGAACAACGACAGAAGACTTGGGTTCTAACAAGATTCCATTATAATAGAATGAAGGGCTGCACGGTAAATCTCCGAGGCCCATGGCGACATCGTCAAACCTCATGTCACTGTCAGCTCTGAAATCTAACAGACCGTGAGATTGAAGCGGATCATATGCAGGGTCAATGCTAGTCCAATCGATTTGCTCGATTGAACGGCCAGGGTCACCATGTGTCGGTGTCATGACGCCTCGTAAGAAGGTTGAAAAGTCATGCTCAAGAAAAGGCAAGTGACTGGACTGCTCAAGGATGGATAATGGCTGGATTTGCTCTATTTGATCTCTCAGTTAGCATGTGAAGCGGATAAAATAGAAACATTTTATAATCACCGTCCGTCGTTTCTGATCTGGCTTGTGTTATACGTTTCTCTCCAACAACAATACTCCGCGCTTCCCGTTCACAGGGGACGCCTTTAGAGACACAGCGCTTGCAAGAGGCGTCCTCGTCGCACTTGAGTTTAGATGCCGCACATGCTTTGCATGCTTGGGAGACTCGAGGTGCGAGAGCTGAGGCACGCTTCTGACGCTTGCTTCCAGGCTCACTGGGGTCATGACATGTTGCATGGCGTTTGAGCAGATCTCTGTTTGCGTCGAATTAGCGTGTTGCTCGATTCTAGGGAGTGACTAGCACCAACTGTCGTCCAAAGGCCTTGTCGCACACCTCGCATCGAAAGGGTCTATCCTGCAAGTCTTTGAGGTTTCAGCTGGAGGCTCACGGGAAGAGGGGCGACTAACGAGATCGAATGTGACGCGTAAGATGATCGACGCGTCCAAAGGTTCGCTGGCAATAGGAACACTGAAAGTGGTTGCGGGGAGTCACTGAGGAAGGTTGCTTTTCCTGTGAAGCTTCCATGGTCACTGACGTTTCGAAGGATACATATGAGGCCTGTGCCTCGACAGGGAAGAAGATGCCATTTGATATGGTCCTGAGGCATCCGGACCCTTGCCGTCTAGACTGCCGAGTGTGACTGAAGGTGGCTACCCCGCAAAAACCCCAGACCGCGTCGGGAGTCCACACAAGCATGGAGGTTTGACAGCCAATCATCTTCTCCTAGAAGCATCCTCATCCCGCCAATTGGCAGGGGTTTCTATCCAATCGTTAGACCGAAAGCCCATCCGCAAGATTCCCGACTTGTACTAGCGTACGTCGCCTGTACAAAGCGACTCAATGGAGCGAAGTCGGAGAGCGGGAGACGACACTCACAAATGTCTCAAAACTGATTTCTTCATGAAGAGCTGCCAGTTATCTACAACAACCTATAGAAATTGACGTTCGATTTGATGGGGACTTGTTGTACTGGAAAAGAAAGTTTCCTGGAGTGTGAATATTTCCCATGATGTTGATTTCTTGCTGGCTATAGAGTAGTAGTCTTGACAGGGTTAGAGTAACTATACATTTTGCAGACCATTGACACCGCTCTTGTCTCCTTCATCTAGATAACCAGCAATTGTTCCACAAGAATCCCACTTCTTCCTGATATCCATCAATCGTTTTCCCTGTTCCTGCCCCCAGAACCTTGTCAGACGCTTCTGGAAGTCAGAATCTCCCAGATATGCTCCATCAGATTTACTCTTGACCTGCTCCATGATTTTGCTAACCCAAGATTGACACTTGGGGTCTTCCGACTCGTCTTCCCAAATAACATAAGTGGCAAAGTAGTGATCGGTCTGCATGGAGAGAGCCATGTCGTCCATGGTGCCACCCTCAACACTTCGCCTTGAGCCTGGTGCCATCGAGTACCACAACGAGAAAGACTTTTTGGTAGGTAACGAAGTAAAAGACTGTTTGAGTACGGAGACAACATCTGCATCGTTCTGGACGTAACAGTTGTCGACTGCATACCTGTGGCCATCTGGGTTGGCGGCGTGCTGGTCGTCGTATTGTTCAGCAAGCGAGGTCGGCTTGCAAAACCATGAGTCCACATGTCCTGGTGGTGCCGAGTCTTGCGCTGGTTGCAGAGCGGCCTGAGCTTCCTCTTCGCTGTTTTTGAATGTCACGAAGAGGACCGTGATATGCTCTCCCTCTCGTCCTTGTATGTGGTTTCCCACTGCAACAATTTCTGTGCTCTCGTCGAAATCAGATGTGATCTGGGCTTGCTGGTGAGTGACGTGCTAAGGATAATCAATGAGCGTTCGACGTACCCCGAGTACCCATGAAAATGCTCTTTCGTAATCCTGCTTCTCGTAGATGTAGATGGAGGATCGCATGTGGGTGAAGGCAGGAATTGTCTGCAAATGAAAGCGGGTTACGACAGCTGGAAATCCTGGTAAAAAGTCAGAACTCCAGACTCCTAGTCAAGGCTGAATTGTATCTGCTGAGTTACCTGGACCAGCTCCTCGCGCTGCCCAATACAGATCACTGTTGTCGTTTCTATCGCAGTGCTTCTTTTCTCCGTTGGCAGTAACCACATCGACAGCCAGAAGCCTTTCGCATGCGAAGCCCCAATTCTTGATGTCCCACGCGTTAGCAGCATCCGGGTCATCAATTTTGCGTAGTTACCTTGCAATTCCACCCCATACCCCCTTGTAGTAGAAAACCCCCTAGAGCAACCTCTGGGCAGTGACCACCGGGAAACATGCGTCCACGCTGTCCCAGCAATTTGTTGACCATTCTTCCTGTCATGCTGGGGGACACTTGCGCCACTCCAGTGTTGTCATCCAATAGAAAATCATGATACTTGCCCAGATCAATCAGAATCGCACCCTCCCTCACACTCCAGGCTGCCCAGCTGTGCCCACCGGACCGTACTGACACTCGTGTTCCCAGAGTACGGGCGAGGCGGACAGCATCTACAATATGTTCCTCTCTAGTTGCTTCGACAACTGCGAGCGGCTGCCTCGACGGCCGCCGGTGATTGAAGACACGGCCGATCCTGGCCTTTTCCCAAAGGATGCTGTCTTGCCAAATGATAgggaaggaggagggtaGCTGCGAGCGGGCAATCGCGATttctttgttgttgaccATGATGAACGAGAATGGAAAGGTTGTTTGTTGATGACATGTGTCTGGCTGGAAGTGCTATATGTCGATCAAGGTTCTGGTAGCTAAATACTGGCATTAATTTCCACAAGACTAACGAAAAACTGGTTAGCCTAAGCTTCAATCCGTGCCCCCCGGAAAAGGATGGCTATCTAGACGCGGCAAAGGGCGCAAGCGGTCACTCATCCGGGCAGCCCGGGACCACTCTCCCACATCCCGAGAGCGCGGGGCGAGGCGTCATATCGCGTCCTCCCCCACATCCAGAAACGGCTAAGAAGGGCGATGACCGGTCTAAAAGAATGCACGGGGGTTAATATCGAGACTGGTGGCAATCGTGGTAACGAGACATCCATTTCAACAATGTCTCTCATGGCTAGATACGCTACACCAAACTCGACAGACCTGGCATCACAAACTCTGTCAGGAAAAGTAGCCATCGTTTCAGGCAGCGACAGCGGAATTGGCTACGCTATTGCGAAAGAGCTTGCGTCTCGTGGAGCACATGTCGCCATAAATTATCCTTTCTCAACTCTTGCAGAGAAGGCCAATGAAGCAGCCGCGAGACTGCCAACCAGGTCTATTGCTGTTTGTGCCGACATGAGCACAGTCGACGGTCCCAAAACCCTGGTAGAGTCAACCGTCCAAAAGTTCGGACGGCTGGATATTGTCGTCAACAATGTGGCTATAGCAGTCAACAAGCCATTTGAAGAGCAGACCTTGGACGACTGGGATCTGCTGGTCAACATCAACGGGCGAGCAACCTTTCTGCTTACGCAGCAAAGTCTCTCCCATCTGACCAAAGGGAGCGGACGAATCGTCAACATCTGCTCGGCAAGCTCACGAGGTCCTCCCCCGTTACAGACTATCTACGCAGGTACCAAGGGCATGGTGGACTCCTTCACAAAATGCTGGGCCAAGGAACTGCCTCCAAAGTACGGCTGCACAGTGAATGCCGTGTCTCCTGGGCCAACTGAGACAGAAGGCTTTCTGGCGGCTGGGGAGGAGGCTATGCGTATTTTGCAGCCAACAATTGATGCCACGCCTGCGGCAAAGCGAATGGGAAAGCCGGATGAGATTGCCTTTGCTGTTGGGTTTCTCTGCGAGGAGCGTGCAAGCTGG encodes:
- a CDS encoding FAD-binding PCMH-type domain-containing protein, whose translation is MVNNKEIAIARSQLPSSFPIIWQDSILWEKARIGRVFNHRRPSRQPLAVVEATREEHIVDAVRLARTLGTRVSVRSGGHSWAAWSVREGAILIDLGKYHDFLLDDNTGVAQVSPSMTGRMVNKLLGQRGRMFPGGHCPEVALGGFLLQGGMGWNCKNWGFACERLLAVDVVTANGEKKHCDRNDNSDLYWAARGAGPGFPAVVTRFHLQTIPAFTHMRSSIYIYEKQDYERAFSWVLGITSDFDESTEIVAVGNHIQGREGEHITVLFVTFKNSEEEAQAALQPAQDSAPPGHVDSWFCKPTSLAEQYDDQHAANPDGHRYAVDNCYVQNDADVVSVLKQSFTSLPTKKSFSLWYSMAPGSRRSVEGGTMDDMALSMQTDHYFATYVIWEDESEDPKCQSWVSKIMEQVKSKSDGAYLGDSDFQKRLTRFWGQEQGKRLMDIRKKWDSCGTIAGYLDEGDKSGVNGLQNV